GACGCTATGAAGTCTTGAAAGAAAAGAGTTTGATTGTCAATGTAACTGTTGACAATGGGAACAGTTTCTGCATCAGTTGTGCTAAACAGCTCTTGATCACTCCGAAGCAGGCCATTTTGAAGTTGAAGATTGGAATAGTACTCGGAATCGAATATTTCAGGAGTAGTTACGTCCAAGTTGGTGAGATTTGTTCCAACTCCACCATTGGGACATATTGCTCGCAATGATTCTAAGAGAGTGGTGTTGAGAATAGGATCTGGGTTCCCACTGCTAAAATTGTATAACCTATTTACAAAAAATCTGCATTGAGCCTTTCCAATTGTATGGGCAcctaaaaatcaaatattttcaatcaTAAATACCCTTTCTATTAAAGGACCTTTGATATTTTTACACTGATGTTATAAATATTCATACCTGAAAGTGCAACTAGATCAGTGACACTGAGGTTCTGATTAGCAAACGAGGAAATAAGTTGATCGAGTGTAAAATCAGGACCAGGAAGGTTTAGATTAGCAAGGGTTCGATTTGCTGTCAAACTATCCCTTCTTCCCAGTAGAACTTCCCAAGAAGGACCAAGAGCCTGCAAAATATCAAAAACATTTGTTACAACTCAAATGTTACAAAGTTCCATCATTTTCTATAAACGTGATAAATGTAAAATGAGATGAAATGATTATGCAGATACCAGTTGAGAAGATGTCTGAGCTGCAAGAGCAAGAATATCAGCACAGGAGACAACCCCAGGACAAGCATTTTCTACAGCTGTCTTGATCTGATTCACAACATCCAAACCTCGTAAGCTGTTGTTATTTGGCGCTGCAGTTTGCTCACTCACAATGGTATCAGTGTCGTTCAACAGAACAGATGCATCACACCCCTGTTAGtcatatcaaatatatatagtaAGATGTTAGGCTtacatttcaataataaattaatgagttTTCACTCTTATATAGTGTTTCACTTACTTATATCTATTTAATATGAGATTTAAActgaatagaaaaatatatttacctgAACAAAACAGTCGTGAAAGTGGAGTCTGATGAGACTTGCAAGCATACGAGGATCAGACTGGGAAACATTTGAGAGCACATCAGTTACAATTGAAGAAACATTTGGGCATGTGGTATTGTAAAAAGATGGATCTAGTTGTTGACAGGAGAAGCAGTGTAGTGTTCCAAGCACGACCAGAACACAGCATAAAGTAGGGAGACCAAGggaattcattttttctttctgatgTTTGAAATTATGAGCGTGTTGTTGTTGCAAGAACATGCAGATCAGCTGCTTCTATTTATAGATCGTCTTTAACAAGGTTTTAAGCATGTGAATGAAAAAAACCAATTCAAAGAATAACACCTCTAAGAATTATAAGTCTGATTTGTAGATAGAGATTGCCTATCAACAAAATTCATAGATATATTtggtataaataatataattacaaaaattaaattagctGGGTTTAAGTTTTGAACACATTGCATAGGTTAAATgttgaaaatgaaagttttaaaGCATATGGTGGTAATCTTGTATAGATTAAATAAGATTATCTTGTATACGACCAACGAGGAACCATGAAATAGAACATTACACTTGTTTTTACAGACACGATGTGTTTCTCATATTGTCATGATAAAAGTCTTTGGTTTATTACTGGATTAGTAAGTGAAATTCGGTTAAATGTGAGAACCATCTGTATGCATTAAGATTATCAGTTTGCAATTTCggtatttttttcaatatacacaaaaaaaaaactaatttgtaaattaatataaaccacagtttataatagaatatatatatttacaaaacttAAAGTGAAATTCTActtcttttttataaagatttattttgtaatttaatttttcattttcaacataCTTTATATATTTGCTGCAGATTTATATGgtttaaagtaaaagataattcaaatttattttattcaatatagtATCATAATTTCATAGGAAATATTATTAAATCTATTATTTCACTTTCTATTTGCTATTAAACTacgtataaataataataattccaCGCATAAAATGACACAAGATGGTAATACTTCGAAGTTAGAACTGTCCAACATTCTAAATTAACAACCAAATTACATCATtatataggattttttttatcttattagtTTATTCTATAAGAAtaagttaaacttaaacttatttctaataaaattattaaaatttatttttggagtTAAAATGTATACATTGGTATAATTAGGGATGATAACGGATTGGGTCAGACACAGATAGTGTCTATCCGCAATTTgacccgacaaaaaaaaaatgcacctgctatccacaaatatttaagaaaatacattttttataaattgtttaaataaaattacaaaaaatatataaaatataatataaatttaattttaattttaattaaatttaaccttataaaatataaattaatgttaattttaattaaatttaacttaaaaaaatataaattaaattttttattttttacaggTAGCGAATATCTGCGGATAGTAAATATTTACGGATACCACTATCCGTCGCGGATTTTATCCATAATTATCCGCGGATGCAGACTTTTTTTCACAAGCTAAACCTTTAgttttatagtaatttttttaggtCATCATTATTAGactatgtattttattttatatatttacatcataattgtcaataaatgtactttgttttaaatcatcaataaaattaattttgattaatttttgtataatttacagttttgtatattttatttatttttttatgaaaaataggtttaattaaattaagaaattataaatgtagGTTGctagttataaataaatgagGTTTTAAACCTCTACAATAAATGAGTAACTAACAAAGGAGGTTAACACTTTCCATAAAAAAAACCTCTGCAATATAACTCTGATACCAGAGGTCATGAAAAACTCTCGTAAATTGATTGCGACGACTCTAACTGTGGGGGTTTAAAAAACCTCTGGAAATTAATTTGTAGAAGGTAAAAACTTCcgcaaattgaaaaaaaaatctccacTAATTGATAGGTTTTTTTGTAGTGGATGTTTTAACGTGAACTCATCTTAACTCTACTAAATTTTCCTATTTATATAGATAATAAGATTTAAATAATGAGAGTGAATGAGACTCTTAGTCTATGAAATaagtacaaaataatattatgacataaataatgaaaagaaattgaCCGTGTCATGGCGGTGGTTTTTGTTATAAGGATGATGATTTTGGGAAGAAATGGATGTTGaatctattatattaaaagtttatataaatgtaaaacttCACAATAACACCGTATGTTTTGTCTTTGAAATTAGAGTTTGATAATTCTATTCGTGTTTAATGTTGAAATGTGATttgaatgatttatattttattggaactttattaatatgaaatgaaatgcatgatatttttttttaattaagctTATTCTTACgttttgttattatttgtacttTATTTAATGTAATGATTGTATAGATATATTGTACGTTAATATATTGATCAAATGAATAATCCCGTAGTTGATACtgaaaaacaacaataaaaatataaaatttgaatattatactatatcgtgaatatataaatagaatgtCTGTTTTATATTAAACACATTCAAATGACGTAAAACTTAAGATATAGAAAGATAaagattaattcattttaaaaaagaagtttCGTATATATATAGTGTATTTATAAGTATGTATGCCATTAGGTAAAATGATTAATGagcattaaatataaaataaaattgttttttttagctATTTTGGTTCTCACATTTCTTTTTTAGAATATGAGTTTTATTTTGCCTATTTTGATTCAAGTTTatatagaaagtaaaaaaaaaaaaaaaaagactgaaTACTTTTGTGGTGTGAGGGNGGGTAAACATCGTATTCAATCGCAGGGAAGTTCTGCCTTTTGAAGTTAAAAAGTAAAGGCTGCCCATAAAAAGCTTCCTTAGTTGGGATTATTGAAATGCAGGAAAAGTGGCAGTAATTGCTAAAATGatgtttaagaaattaattttcgGTAAAAATAGAAAGTAATAAAAGATCTTAACTATTtctgaaaaatgaagaaaagaaaaagttgaaggTTGCATAAAACACGTTTTGAGAGGGAACGTGAGATGCTCTAGAAACAGAcgaaattaaattaaggtttaatagctaattttttttgttgacaaatcttaatttagtccttcgttttaaaaataattgaaatggatccttactttcaaaattttgagtcgAATTAATTCCTTCGGtcaaacagaaacaaacaacGTTAAGGGCTTGATGATTTGGTagtctataaaataatatctcttatgttaaatcattaaacccttaagaccatttgtttctgtttaacaaaagagactaatttgactcaaaattttgaaaataaaagctcatttcaaacacttttaaaacatAGACTAAATTAAGATTTGTCAAACCAAACTGAAGAcaaaattagttattaaatcttaaattaaacaataacttttttttttctttttaatcttaaGAGTGACTTCCTAGCAGATTCAGCAATAATTGATACACTTCTCattattgtttatataaataaattttcggTTTTTTCATCATACAGATGTCagtatcaataattaaatactatgaagacatatttattttcattattgttttaaactgatatttttaattttgtaatattttcataaaaatttaatttccgTCCTacttctaaatatatttaaatatcaaatataaaaataaaaatacaatattccTTTAGGTTCGGTTCTATTTTTGTGGGCCATGTTATTTGAATGGCTTTAAGActacaataaaatgaaaagacagAGTGTAACTTTCAATGAATTATGAAAGTGTTCCCATAACCtactttttccattttccacATTTAACTCGTTCtctgttttcttctcttttatttacCCAAAGGAAAGAGGTTATTTACGTCAACTTACAAGTTAAAGTTGCATTTTACATATAATCTTCCTAACATTGCACTATAATGTCTTCCCACGTTTATGGTAGACTTTATTCATTACGTATCGTGTAGAATCTCAACTCTAATGAATTGGCATTATTGGATGTGTGAAATTTCTCCATcttaaatttccaaaatttgacTATCACATTTAAAACCCAATGTTTTCATACCATTTCTTTTCTGATATTGTTATCTTGATAATCTTATGAATGCaactaaaaacatgtttaataaagGTCTTGTTAAGAATGGAATGATAGAGTGTTCTAGTAAACAAAGGTGAGCGGAATATCATCTCACAATAACTcaataattgagaaaaattattgatttataattctattttttcaGAAATCTTTGCAAAACAAACTTCATCCAATTCTCTCTAAAACAACATGTGAAGACTttagatataaatataatttaatgaatagattattagaaaaatttatgtgtttgttcttttatttaataaattgaacataatGATGAAAATGTTGCTCCACTATTATTCTagaataatttatgtatttgtttttagtttttcgCCAGCCTACATGTGTAACTCTCAATTACGGAATTCTAGAATGATAGCAGAGAGTACGACATGGTTCAACTTCAGCTCTCTATATATTCTCTTCATAAATTAGTCAAACAAAACtgtatttcatattaattttaaatggaaataatttttttaacaactcttttttttgacaacttttaaCAATGTGATaacttgtgattggtttatttcaaatatttttttaaatataaatttaaacagatcaataaaatgataacatgtATTCCgctgttaaaaaattgttaaaaaaagttgccAAAATATCTGCATCCATTTTAAATCTCATAGTTAAGTTCATGGAAAAAGtgtttttaacaacattttttaacaacacatATGTGACAGCTTGTAAttggttcattttaaatatttttttaaacataaattcaatgaAATGATGACAGATatcccgttgtcaaaaaaattatcaaaagatgttgtcaaaatatcatcatcctaaGTTCATATACCTGTACTCAATTAGGATTGAGCCTAGggatagaaaatataattggGCCAGGCccataacatattttatttctttatgtaCATGTTCTTGGGTTTATCTAGACCAATCCACCTTTATATATAAACTAGATGACTATAGATTGTCGTAACATAGTAATCGGGTGACCATAATGCACAAAAAGTACACCAACATCATATCAAGGTCCACTACAGGGAcaacttttcaataaatttaaatcttcaacaaacacaaataaaaaaaatttcaaaaataatgtaaaaataaaaacgttACCATCTATAAGTCAATAAAAATTTActacaaaaattatcatt
Above is a genomic segment from Vigna radiata var. radiata cultivar VC1973A chromosome 10, Vradiata_ver6, whole genome shotgun sequence containing:
- the LOC106775781 gene encoding peroxidase A2, which produces MNSLGLPTLCCVLVVLGTLHCFSCQQLDPSFYNTTCPNVSSIVTDVLSNVSQSDPRMLASLIRLHFHDCFVQGCDASVLLNDTDTIVSEQTAAPNNNSLRGLDVVNQIKTAVENACPGVVSCADILALAAQTSSQLALGPSWEVLLGRRDSLTANRTLANLNLPGPDFTLDQLISSFANQNLSVTDLVALSGAHTIGKAQCRFFVNRLYNFSSGNPDPILNTTLLESLRAICPNGGVGTNLTNLDVTTPEIFDSEYYSNLQLQNGLLRSDQELFSTTDAETVPIVNSYIDNQTLFFQDFIASMIRMANIGVLTGSEGEIRKQCNFVNTFDIFTIIDRQKMELL